Proteins from one Bos indicus x Bos taurus breed Angus x Brahman F1 hybrid chromosome 19, Bos_hybrid_MaternalHap_v2.0, whole genome shotgun sequence genomic window:
- the CSF3 gene encoding granulocyte colony-stimulating factor: protein MKLMGECLGPGRGELRQQRAGVPGLPERSALLLSPHLLSVLQLLLWHSALWTVHEATPLGPARSLPQSFLLKCLEQVRKIQADGAELQERLVSEGGQSSFPPQCAAHKLCHPEELMLLRHSLGIPQAPLSSCSSQSLQLTSCLNQLHGGLFLYQGLLQALAGISPELAPTLDTLQLDVTDFATNIWLQMEDLGAAPAVQPTQGAMPTFTSAFQRRAGGVLVASQLHRFLELAYRGLRYLAEP from the exons GCTGCGGCAGCAGCGGGCAGGGGTGCCTGGGCTTCCAGAAAGGTCTGCACTTCTCCTGAGCCCCCATCTGCTCTCAGTCCTGCAGCTGCTCCTCTGGCACAGTGCGCTCTGGACGGTGCACGAAGCCACCCCCCTTGGCCCTGCCCGATCCCTGCCCCAGAGCTTCCTGCTCAAGTGTTTAGAGCAAGTGAGGAAAATCCAGGCTGATGGCGCCGAGCTGCAGGAGAGGCTGGTGAGTGAGGGAGGCCAGT CATCCTTCCCACCGCAGTGTGCCGCCCACAAGCTGTGCCACCCGGAGGAGCTGATGCTGCTCAGGCACTCTCTGGGCATCCCCCAGGCTCCCCTAAGCAGCTGCTCCAGCCAGTCCCTGCAGCTG ACGAGCTGCCTGAACCAACTACACGGCGGCCTCTTTCTctaccagggcctcctgcaggcCCTGGCGGGCATCTCCCCAGAGCTGGCCCCCACCTTGGACACACTGCAGCTGGACGTCACTGACTTTGCCACAAACATCTGGCTGCAG ATGGAGGACCTGGGGGCGGCCCCCGCTGTGCAGCCCACCCAGGGCGCCATGCCGACCTTCACTTCAGCCTTCCAACGCAGAGCAGGAGGGGTCCTGGTTGCTTCCCAGCTGCATCGTTTCCTGGAGCTGGCATACCGTGGCCTGCGCTACCTTGCTGAGCCCTGA